The Bacteroidia bacterium nucleotide sequence TAGGTCTGGCGGAAGCTTATGTAAAACAGGTTCGCTAGATTTTATCTTTGATAGAAAAAGCGTGTTCAAACTCCAAGATAAAAACCTTGACCTCGAAACCCTAGAATTAGAATTGATTGACTTCGGTTTAGAAGAACTAGGACATGATGAAGAAGGAAACATTGTCATTTACTCAGGATTTACGGATTTTGCTAACATGCAAAAAGCATTGGAAGATCGAAAGATAGAAGTGCTAAGCGCAGAGATTCAAAGAATTCCTAATACTTTCGTAGAACTATCCGAAGCACAAGAAAATGAAGTTTTAGAACTGATTGAAAAAATAGAAGCAGACGATGATATTCAAAATGTGTATCATAATCTAAAATAAACCCCATGACTGAACGCAAACTCAAAATTGGTGTTTTAGGTGCAGGACATTTAGGTAAAATTCATATCAATTGTATTAAGCAAATCCCAAATTATGAGTTAGTCGGAATATATGACATTCATTTACCCACAGCAGAGGAGGTATCTCAAAAGCTAAACGTACCCTATTTTGACACATTAGATGCCTTAATACAAAACGTGGAAGTGGTAGATGTAGTAGTACCCACTATTGCCCATTATGATTGTGCCAGTAAAGCAATACGAGCTCAAAAACATGTTTTTATTGAAAAACCTTTTACTACTAACTTAGATGAAGCGCAAGATTTAATCAATTTAGCTATTCAACACAAGGTAAAAATTCAAGTAGGACACGTTGAACGATTTAATCCTGCTTTTATAGCTGTTGAGAAGATCGGTCCTAAGCCTTTGTTTATAGAGAGCCATCGTTTAGCGCAGTTTAATCCCAGAGGAACGGATGTTTCTGTGGTATTAGACCTGATGATTCACGATATTGACTTAATACAGAGTATGATAAAAGCAAAGGTCCTTAAAGTGGATGCTAGCGGCGTAGCTGTGGTCAGTGAAACTCCTGATATTGTTAATGCTAGGATTACTTTTTCTAATGGTGCTGTGGCTAACATAACGGCATCCCGAATTAGTCTGAAAAACATGCGGAAAATGCGCCTTTTTCAGCAAGATGCTTAT carries:
- a CDS encoding Gfo/Idh/MocA family oxidoreductase, encoding MTERKLKIGVLGAGHLGKIHINCIKQIPNYELVGIYDIHLPTAEEVSQKLNVPYFDTLDALIQNVEVVDVVVPTIAHYDCASKAIRAQKHVFIEKPFTTNLDEAQDLINLAIQHKVKIQVGHVERFNPAFIAVEKIGPKPLFIESHRLAQFNPRGTDVSVVLDLMIHDIDLIQSMIKAKVLKVDASGVAVVSETPDIVNARITFSNGAVANITASRISLKNMRKMRLFQQDAYITMDFLEKKAEIFQLKDMHAPDAREKLKKALEMGQMPENLHYEALPTPPINAIKMELETFYDAIINNTEPPVNMYDAYYALETAFMVVEKIK
- a CDS encoding YebC/PmpR family DNA-binding transcriptional regulator — its product is MGRIFEKRKYKMFARYDRMAKAFTRAGKEIAIAVKQGGPNPEYNPRLRMAIQNAKAVNMPKDRIEAAIKRAVSKEEAELEEITYEGYAPHGVAIIMEAATNNPTRTVANIRTYLNRSGGSLCKTGSLDFIFDRKSVFKLQDKNLDLETLELELIDFGLEELGHDEEGNIVIYSGFTDFANMQKALEDRKIEVLSAEIQRIPNTFVELSEAQENEVLELIEKIEADDDIQNVYHNLK